In Edaphobacter paludis, a single window of DNA contains:
- a CDS encoding divalent metal cation transporter, with protein sequence MVEQEPKSSLKKKVLGFFKILGPGIITGAADDDPSGIATYSQTGAQFGFGQLWTALYQIPLLLAVQEACGRIGAVKGKGLAGVIKDHYSRKILIGVVVLVAVANTINIGADIGAVAAAAQLVVNLPFWLFAVSATLVLVVSEVLVTYKTYANWLKWLALALFSYPATALIVKQPWKQILYATVVPHIELSFAFFFIITGVFGTSISPYMFFWQASEEVEEQRAVGMHTDKDGKPRLPRRFIRDMRIDTLVGMASAELAQWFIIITTATVLFKHGTTTINTAADAAKALEPLVQSFPNSGQVAKDLFAVGVIGLGLLAIPVLAGSAAYALAEAFGWKEGLSRKFKKARGFYGIIILSMLIGLLLNFVGIDPMKALVFTAVFNGIAAVPLLFLIAKINGNPEILGDHRGGALSRTFVWVTFGVMGLSAVALLYTLVFQHAAR encoded by the coding sequence ATGGTGGAGCAAGAGCCGAAAAGCTCTTTAAAGAAGAAGGTCCTCGGGTTTTTCAAGATTCTTGGCCCCGGCATTATCACGGGCGCAGCCGACGACGATCCATCCGGCATTGCCACTTATTCGCAGACGGGAGCACAGTTCGGGTTTGGCCAGCTATGGACAGCGCTTTACCAGATACCGCTTTTGCTCGCCGTTCAGGAGGCGTGCGGGCGCATCGGCGCAGTAAAGGGCAAGGGGCTTGCCGGCGTTATCAAGGACCATTATTCGCGCAAGATATTGATCGGCGTGGTGGTGCTTGTGGCTGTGGCCAATACCATCAACATCGGCGCCGATATTGGCGCGGTAGCGGCAGCGGCCCAACTGGTTGTGAACCTCCCGTTCTGGTTGTTCGCAGTTTCAGCGACGCTGGTCCTCGTGGTATCGGAAGTCTTGGTTACTTACAAGACTTATGCGAATTGGTTGAAGTGGCTCGCACTTGCGCTGTTCTCGTATCCGGCGACGGCGCTTATTGTGAAACAGCCATGGAAGCAGATTTTGTACGCGACCGTGGTGCCGCATATCGAACTCTCATTTGCCTTCTTCTTCATTATTACCGGGGTCTTTGGAACATCGATTTCGCCCTACATGTTCTTCTGGCAGGCTTCAGAAGAGGTGGAAGAACAGCGTGCGGTGGGGATGCATACAGACAAAGATGGCAAACCTCGGCTTCCGCGAAGATTCATCCGCGACATGAGGATCGATACGCTAGTGGGCATGGCATCGGCGGAGCTTGCTCAGTGGTTCATTATCATCACGACGGCGACAGTGCTGTTCAAACACGGAACGACGACGATCAACACCGCTGCCGACGCCGCCAAGGCATTAGAACCGCTGGTGCAGTCCTTTCCCAACTCGGGGCAGGTGGCAAAAGACCTGTTCGCCGTTGGTGTGATTGGCCTGGGACTGCTGGCGATCCCGGTGCTGGCAGGCTCGGCTGCTTATGCGCTGGCGGAGGCATTCGGCTGGAAGGAAGGGCTTTCGAGGAAGTTCAAGAAGGCGCGGGGGTTCTACGGAATCATCATTCTGTCGATGCTGATCGGGTTACTGCTTAATTTTGTGGGCATCGATCCGATGAAGGCGCTGGTCTTCACGGCTGTCTTTAATGGGATTGCCGCAGTGCCTCTGCTTTTTCTGATCGCGAAGATCAATGGCAATCCGGAGATATTGGGAGACCACCGGGGCGGAGCGCTGTCGCGGACCTTTGTCTGGGTAACCTTCGGGGTGATGGGCCTATCCGCAGTTGCGCTGTTGTATACGCTGGTGTTTCAACATGCCGCTCGATGA
- a CDS encoding DUF5715 family protein produces MNAPLTALLALAVLFLIPATLLAKPPHHRARKTTSVRKQTRTKAKAEHRHASTARVSRVHSSTTRKHLTKRASTHRRAASPRVLEVSDQSPRKATADDFLKAASVKSQPEETPVAHHTESAAVVSHSRRSSRRSRSVAKSVSVVSVIRPAPEKPQLKSIADEAAAPSVLPALYNKRGRLIIPRPLKGSHEILLHQNEVADREGLDRIQNDADLLDMRNKRMLVPIPTSYALQVDDRLPADRRYTRPWTSEFLSSMARAHYAHFHSPLQVNSAVRTVEFQQHLIHINGNAAPAGGDTASPHLTGQAVDIAKHGLSRTEVAWMRGYLLPLIQEGKIDVEEEFQQSCFHISVYKKYLPPADVPRRDLDTHRSGEASALATAIR; encoded by the coding sequence TTGAACGCTCCACTTACGGCCCTGCTGGCGCTTGCAGTCTTGTTTCTCATCCCTGCCACGCTGCTCGCGAAACCCCCGCACCACCGTGCGCGCAAGACGACCAGCGTCCGCAAGCAGACCCGCACCAAGGCGAAGGCAGAACATCGCCACGCCTCCACAGCCAGGGTCTCTCGCGTCCACTCCAGCACCACACGAAAACATCTGACAAAGAGAGCCAGCACCCACCGTCGCGCCGCCTCGCCCCGCGTACTCGAAGTGTCCGATCAGTCACCCAGAAAGGCTACGGCAGACGACTTCCTGAAAGCTGCCTCTGTGAAATCGCAGCCCGAGGAGACTCCTGTAGCTCATCACACCGAAAGCGCCGCAGTGGTCTCCCACTCCCGCCGCTCGTCCCGCAGAAGCCGCTCTGTCGCTAAGTCCGTTTCCGTCGTCAGCGTCATCCGCCCGGCGCCGGAGAAACCCCAGTTGAAGAGCATTGCAGACGAGGCCGCTGCTCCGTCCGTTCTCCCTGCGCTCTACAACAAACGCGGGCGCCTCATCATCCCCCGACCTCTGAAGGGCTCCCACGAGATCCTCCTGCATCAGAACGAAGTCGCCGACCGCGAGGGACTCGACCGCATTCAGAACGACGCGGACCTCCTCGATATGAGAAACAAGCGGATGTTGGTTCCAATACCGACAAGTTACGCATTGCAGGTGGATGACCGTCTGCCCGCCGATCGTCGTTACACCCGCCCGTGGACCTCGGAGTTCCTCAGCAGCATGGCGCGGGCTCACTACGCTCACTTTCACTCCCCGCTACAGGTGAACTCTGCTGTCCGTACCGTCGAGTTTCAGCAGCATCTGATACATATCAATGGCAACGCCGCTCCGGCTGGAGGCGATACCGCCTCGCCCCATCTCACCGGACAGGCCGTCGATATAGCAAAGCACGGCCTGTCACGTACTGAAGTAGCTTGGATGCGCGGCTACCTTTTGCCGCTGATTCAGGAAGGCAAGATCGATGTCGAAGAAGAGTTTCAGCAGTCCTGCTTCCACATCAGCGTCTATAAGAAATATCTGCCGCCCGCAGACGTGCCGAGGCGCGATCTAGACACTCATCGCAGTGGCGAAGCCAGCGCACTGGCAACGGCCATTCGCTAG
- a CDS encoding c-type cytochrome domain-containing protein: MRKLLVGWIVVGMALLGWGLRTGTVQAAPDTAATPQFYTTSVQPIFKEHCYRCHGGMNHRGGLNLATRAGILKGGHTGPVVVPGDPAKSLLVRLIRHEGPTNDPMPMPPKLPRISNADVATVEQWVKAGAIMPEDAAQR; this comes from the coding sequence ATGCGGAAGTTGCTGGTGGGCTGGATTGTAGTGGGGATGGCTTTGCTGGGCTGGGGATTGCGGACAGGGACGGTACAGGCAGCACCGGACACGGCGGCGACTCCCCAGTTTTATACGACGAGCGTGCAGCCGATTTTCAAGGAACATTGCTACCGGTGTCATGGAGGAATGAACCATCGCGGTGGGTTAAATCTGGCTACGCGGGCAGGAATTCTGAAGGGCGGCCATACAGGCCCGGTTGTGGTTCCTGGTGATCCGGCGAAGAGCCTGCTGGTAAGACTGATCCGGCATGAGGGGCCGACGAATGATCCCATGCCGATGCCGCCGAAGTTGCCCAGGATTTCGAATGCGGATGTAGCGACAGTGGAGCAGTGGGTAAAAGCCGGAGCGATCATGCCGGAAGATGCGGCTCAACGGTAA
- a CDS encoding threonine ammonia-lyase, with protein sequence MNKAINNLSIRLADVQAARERLRGSIYYSPCPHSQMLSALTGQQIYLKLENLQMTGSFKERGALNRIATLTTEQRSRGVIAASAGNHAQGVAYHATKRGICSIIVMPLATPLVKVTATRNFGAQVVLHGANYDEACEEATRICAVEGMTFIHPFDDPIVMAGQGTIGLELLEQVPELQAVVVPIGGGGLIGGIACAIKESRPDIRIIGVQTSRLPSMAEAVRQHHPVTLDSATTIADGIAVRRAGEITFPVVERYVDEIVTVDEDEIASAILVLLEREKTLAEGAGATALAALIQKKTTLKSEHTAVMVCGGNIDVTLLSRIIERGLVQDGRLIRLRIHLLDKPGALAELTRLIADHRANIVDTLHNRAYYGVNLGDTVIDITMETRGREQVSELLAALTAGGYKHSRVL encoded by the coding sequence GTGAACAAAGCCATCAACAATCTGAGCATCCGCCTAGCCGACGTGCAAGCGGCGCGCGAGCGCCTGCGTGGATCGATCTACTATTCGCCCTGTCCCCATTCGCAGATGCTTTCTGCGCTGACAGGCCAGCAGATCTATCTCAAGCTCGAAAACCTGCAGATGACGGGCTCCTTCAAAGAGCGTGGCGCGCTCAACCGTATTGCCACGCTGACGACCGAGCAGAGATCTCGCGGCGTCATCGCCGCCAGCGCGGGTAATCACGCGCAGGGCGTAGCCTACCACGCCACCAAGCGGGGAATCTGCAGCATCATCGTGATGCCTCTGGCCACGCCGCTGGTCAAGGTGACGGCGACGCGCAACTTCGGCGCCCAGGTCGTGCTGCATGGAGCCAACTACGACGAGGCCTGCGAAGAAGCGACGCGCATCTGTGCCGTGGAGGGAATGACCTTCATCCATCCCTTCGACGATCCCATCGTTATGGCCGGGCAGGGAACCATCGGATTGGAACTGTTGGAGCAGGTGCCTGAACTGCAAGCCGTGGTGGTCCCCATCGGCGGCGGCGGTCTGATCGGCGGCATCGCCTGCGCCATCAAAGAGTCGCGGCCTGACATCCGCATCATCGGTGTGCAGACCTCGCGTCTGCCTTCCATGGCCGAAGCCGTCCGGCAGCATCACCCGGTGACGCTCGATTCGGCAACCACGATCGCCGACGGCATCGCCGTTCGTCGCGCCGGAGAGATTACCTTTCCTGTTGTAGAGCGTTATGTCGACGAGATCGTCACCGTCGACGAGGACGAGATCGCCTCCGCAATCCTGGTGCTGCTTGAGCGGGAAAAGACCTTGGCCGAAGGCGCGGGAGCAACGGCGCTGGCTGCCTTGATTCAGAAGAAGACGACACTCAAGTCTGAGCACACGGCAGTAATGGTCTGCGGCGGCAACATCGATGTAACCCTGCTCTCGCGGATCATCGAGCGCGGTCTGGTGCAGGATGGCCGCCTGATCCGGCTGCGGATTCATCTGCTGGACAAGCCGGGAGCATTGGCCGAGCTAACCCGCCTGATTGCCGATCACCGCGCCAACATTGTGGATACGCTGCACAACCGAGCCTATTACGGAGTCAACCTTGGAGATACCGTGATCGACATCACCATGGAGACGCGTGGCCGCGAACAGGTCTCGGAGTTGCTGGCCGCCCTCACTGCCGGGGGCTATAAACATAGCCGCGTCCTTTAG
- the pheA gene encoding chorismate mutase has protein sequence MDISDWRQKIDELDEQIVRLISQRAEAAKAIGELKRISDLPVYEPHREQDVFNHVRAANPGPLADTEIQHVYERIIDVMRTLQRRDS, from the coding sequence ATGGATATCTCCGATTGGCGGCAAAAGATCGACGAACTGGATGAGCAGATCGTTCGCCTCATCAGTCAACGCGCTGAGGCCGCAAAGGCAATCGGCGAACTCAAGCGCATATCCGACCTTCCGGTCTATGAGCCGCATCGCGAGCAGGACGTGTTCAACCATGTCCGCGCCGCGAACCCGGGGCCATTGGCAGATACCGAGATTCAGCATGTGTATGAGCGCATTATCGACGTGATGCGGACCTTGCAGCGGCGGGATTCGTAG
- the trpB gene encoding tryptophan synthase subunit beta yields the protein MSTSDVVNSPSAAVAGRFGIYGGRYVPETLMAALEELEVAYAQAKDDPAFQAELSDLLHHYCGRPTPLYFAKRLSEQLGGAKIYLKREDLLHTGAHKINNALGQGLLARRMGKQRIIAETGAGQHGVATATVCALFGLECVIYMGEEDMRRQELNVYRMRLLGAEVRGVSAGSATLKDAISEAMRDWVTNVRTTYYILGSALGAHPYPTMVRDFHRVISLEAKAQMLEQEGKLPTAIVACVGGGSNAIGAFYEFLPDANVQLIGVEAGGRGTALGQHAARFQKIGGGVPGVLQGTYSYVLQDDAGQISLTHSVSAGLDYASVGPEHAMLHDSGRASYVSCSDDAALKATVTLARTEGILPALESAHAVAEAIRLAPTMAKTDVLMVNLSGRGDKDMGILARELDLKGAGANADRV from the coding sequence ATGAGTACCAGTGATGTTGTAAATTCGCCAAGTGCGGCTGTCGCGGGACGGTTTGGAATCTATGGTGGGCGCTATGTTCCGGAGACGCTGATGGCGGCGCTCGAAGAGTTGGAAGTCGCCTATGCGCAGGCAAAAGACGACCCGGCTTTTCAAGCTGAGCTGAGCGACCTGCTGCATCACTACTGCGGCCGTCCTACTCCTCTTTATTTTGCGAAGCGACTGTCCGAGCAGCTTGGCGGGGCGAAGATCTATCTCAAGCGCGAAGACCTGCTGCATACCGGAGCTCACAAGATCAATAACGCGCTGGGACAGGGTCTGCTGGCTCGCCGGATGGGGAAGCAGCGCATTATCGCCGAGACCGGGGCAGGGCAACATGGGGTAGCCACGGCTACGGTTTGCGCTCTGTTTGGCCTGGAATGTGTGATCTACATGGGCGAAGAGGACATGCGCCGGCAGGAACTGAATGTCTACCGGATGCGGCTGCTGGGCGCTGAAGTTCGCGGGGTTTCGGCTGGTTCGGCGACGCTGAAGGACGCCATCTCAGAGGCGATGCGCGACTGGGTGACCAATGTTCGCACGACCTATTACATTCTGGGCAGCGCACTCGGAGCGCATCCTTACCCCACCATGGTGCGTGATTTCCATCGCGTCATCAGCCTCGAGGCCAAGGCGCAGATGCTGGAGCAGGAGGGCAAGCTGCCCACGGCGATTGTCGCCTGCGTCGGCGGTGGGTCGAATGCGATTGGCGCTTTCTATGAGTTTCTGCCGGACGCGAATGTCCAGTTGATCGGCGTCGAGGCGGGTGGACGCGGCACGGCGCTGGGGCAACATGCTGCCCGGTTCCAAAAGATCGGCGGCGGTGTCCCCGGCGTTTTGCAGGGAACGTATAGCTACGTTTTGCAGGATGATGCCGGGCAGATCTCACTGACGCACAGTGTAAGCGCCGGTCTGGACTATGCCAGCGTTGGCCCGGAACACGCCATGCTGCACGACTCCGGGCGAGCGAGCTATGTCTCCTGCTCGGACGATGCCGCACTGAAGGCCACGGTGACGCTGGCGCGGACCGAGGGAATTCTTCCGGCGCTCGAGAGCGCTCATGCTGTGGCCGAGGCGATCCGCCTGGCTCCCACGATGGCGAAGACGGATGTGCTGATGGTGAACCTCTCCGGCAGAGGCGACAAAGACATGGGAATTCTGGCACGTGAACTGGATTTGAAGGGAGCAGGGGCGAATGCCGATCGAGTTTAG
- a CDS encoding prephenate dehydrogenase/arogenate dehydrogenase family protein: MPAGTMERVLIIGTGLIGASTGLALRSAGFAGRIDGWDVSSLERTAAAQMGAIDAAAASAEEALAAASKADVIVLAVPVLAIKDWMQRLAPVVGSGQLITDVGSTKLEITELGRSLFSAADTAAFLPGHPMAGKESGGAMLAEARLFNGAMWLFTPSTSESSPMEKEWRDWVGFFGARTLDMDAARHDELCAWVSHLPQMLSTALAALLEDKFGDAPEIGAIGARALRETTRLGASPYSMWRDVAMTNTGPIADTLFALEQRLAHVRENLRTPELRDEFALANRFRQRR, from the coding sequence ATGCCTGCTGGAACAATGGAACGCGTTCTCATCATCGGAACGGGGCTGATCGGTGCTTCGACCGGGTTGGCCCTGCGATCGGCAGGGTTTGCCGGTCGTATCGATGGCTGGGACGTAAGTTCGCTGGAGCGGACGGCGGCGGCGCAGATGGGTGCCATCGACGCTGCCGCCGCCAGCGCCGAAGAGGCGCTGGCGGCGGCGAGCAAGGCAGATGTGATCGTGCTCGCTGTGCCTGTATTGGCGATCAAAGACTGGATGCAGCGTCTTGCGCCCGTGGTCGGTAGCGGACAGTTAATCACGGACGTAGGCAGCACAAAGCTGGAGATTACCGAACTCGGAAGGTCGCTGTTCTCGGCGGCCGATACGGCGGCATTTCTGCCCGGGCATCCGATGGCAGGCAAGGAATCCGGTGGCGCCATGCTGGCCGAGGCCCGGCTCTTCAACGGCGCGATGTGGCTTTTTACCCCGTCCACGTCTGAGTCATCGCCGATGGAAAAAGAGTGGCGCGACTGGGTCGGTTTCTTCGGCGCGCGCACGCTCGATATGGATGCGGCGCGGCATGACGAGTTATGCGCCTGGGTCAGTCACCTGCCCCAGATGTTATCGACCGCATTGGCTGCGTTGCTCGAAGACAAGTTTGGCGATGCTCCCGAGATTGGGGCCATCGGCGCCCGTGCTCTCCGCGAGACGACGCGGCTCGGGGCCAGTCCCTACAGTATGTGGCGCGACGTGGCCATGACTAATACCGGCCCCATCGCCGATACCTTATTCGCCCTCGAGCAGCGGCTGGCGCATGTCCGCGAGAACCTGCGCACACCCGAACTTCGCGACGAGTTTGCGTTGGCAAACCGGTTCCGCCAGCGACGGTAA
- a CDS encoding Gfo/Idh/MocA family oxidoreductase, translated as MTHAPVRFAILGFGHHAVRRLLPAFLRSQETTLMGMWRRDQEAAAKECATHNIARCFATREELCASPEVDVVFITSPDAMHKDDVLLALRHGKAVLCEKPLSMNTAEAQEMAEAAKAAGLLFGVGQNFRFNHSLAWMRDQIEAGRIGQPQMAHAEYAYPAGNAPRKWITDPTLACGGPIADVGVHCIDALRYVLGEDVVSVSTLARRDESSGKVEAVASLQLEMTGGVYAHVSVSARAPYRTLVEITGSDGVLVAENGLTVDRPVQLELRRAGELVETVTLENGDGYTRMLDSFAQAFRGTGTFAASGEDGVRNMRALDAAYKSWHTGLRQTI; from the coding sequence ATGACACATGCTCCCGTACGTTTTGCGATTCTTGGCTTTGGGCACCATGCGGTGCGGCGCCTGTTGCCTGCTTTTTTACGGTCTCAAGAGACGACCCTGATGGGAATGTGGCGACGCGATCAGGAGGCGGCGGCGAAGGAGTGTGCCACGCACAACATCGCTCGTTGCTTCGCAACACGAGAGGAGTTGTGCGCTTCGCCCGAGGTTGACGTGGTTTTTATTACATCGCCGGATGCGATGCACAAGGACGATGTTTTGCTGGCTCTGCGGCATGGCAAGGCAGTCTTGTGCGAAAAGCCGCTCTCGATGAATACTGCCGAGGCGCAGGAGATGGCTGAAGCAGCCAAGGCTGCGGGCCTGCTCTTTGGCGTGGGGCAGAACTTTCGCTTCAACCACAGTCTGGCTTGGATGCGTGATCAGATTGAGGCGGGCCGCATTGGACAGCCGCAGATGGCGCATGCGGAGTATGCGTACCCAGCAGGGAATGCCCCGCGGAAGTGGATCACCGATCCGACGCTGGCTTGCGGTGGGCCCATTGCGGATGTGGGTGTGCACTGCATCGATGCGCTTCGCTATGTGCTGGGTGAAGACGTGGTGAGTGTGAGCACGCTGGCGCGGCGGGATGAGTCGTCGGGCAAGGTGGAGGCGGTTGCATCGCTGCAACTGGAGATGACCGGCGGCGTGTATGCCCATGTGTCGGTGAGTGCACGTGCGCCATACCGCACTCTGGTCGAGATTACCGGCAGCGATGGCGTGCTGGTTGCCGAAAACGGGTTGACGGTGGATCGTCCTGTGCAGTTGGAGCTGCGAAGGGCTGGGGAGCTGGTCGAGACCGTTACTCTCGAAAATGGCGATGGGTACACGCGGATGCTGGACAGCTTTGCGCAGGCTTTTCGGGGAACGGGTACGTTTGCCGCATCGGGTGAGGATGGCGTGCGTAATATGCGCGCATTGGATGCGGCTTATAAGAGCTGGCACACTGGGTTGCGCCAGACGATTTAG
- the trpA gene encoding tryptophan synthase subunit alpha: protein MPIEFRKKPGIVAYLTAGDPDLATTRDIALAAIDNGADVIELGVPFSDPLADGPVIQRASERSVAQGTTLTDVLGIAKELRAARPACGLVLFSYLNPVVRMGMKTFCAKAAEAGADGVLLTDMIVEEGGEYLEAMHVHKLAPIFLAAPTSPDARLKAIAAASQGFVYAISRVGITGTQQNVAGDAAELVSRLRKFTKLPIAVGFGISNAEHVKAVGEFADAAIIGSALVALIEKSDPAEAPAAVGRFIAGLRG from the coding sequence ATGCCGATCGAGTTTAGAAAGAAACCGGGGATCGTTGCTTATCTGACGGCGGGCGATCCTGACCTGGCGACAACGCGGGACATTGCGCTGGCAGCGATTGATAACGGCGCGGACGTGATCGAGTTAGGCGTGCCGTTCAGCGATCCGCTGGCCGATGGCCCGGTGATTCAGCGCGCCAGCGAGCGGTCGGTAGCTCAGGGAACGACGCTGACCGATGTGCTTGGCATCGCGAAGGAGTTACGTGCAGCGCGTCCGGCTTGTGGGCTGGTGTTGTTCTCTTATCTGAACCCCGTGGTGCGAATGGGCATGAAGACGTTCTGCGCGAAAGCCGCCGAGGCAGGCGCAGATGGCGTTCTGCTGACTGACATGATTGTCGAGGAAGGCGGGGAGTATCTGGAGGCAATGCATGTTCACAAGCTGGCTCCGATATTTCTTGCCGCACCCACCAGTCCGGATGCGCGGCTGAAGGCGATTGCGGCTGCTTCGCAGGGATTTGTTTATGCGATCTCGCGGGTAGGAATTACGGGCACGCAACAAAACGTCGCGGGTGATGCCGCAGAGCTGGTGTCTCGCCTGCGAAAGTTTACGAAACTGCCGATTGCCGTGGGTTTCGGCATCTCGAACGCAGAGCACGTGAAGGCAGTGGGTGAGTTTGCGGACGCCGCGATTATCGGCAGCGCATTGGTTGCGTTGATCGAGAAGAGCGATCCGGCTGAGGCTCCTGCGGCCGTAGGGCGGTTTATCGCGGGGTTACGGGGATGA
- the aroF gene encoding 3-deoxy-7-phosphoheptulonate synthase: MIVAMQDHATEEHIQRVIERMVELGFNVHRTTGAVQTILAGVGTPEHFEVAEFKVLPGVHDAYRISSPYKLAGRSFRPEGTQVKFPNGVVIGGNEVVIMAGPCSVESREQILLSAKQVAAAGAKFLRGGAYKPRSSPYSFQGMGVEGLKLLREVADETGLLVITEVMEISQIEVMLPYVDCFQIGARNMQNFNLLRELGHIRKPCLLKRGIAATIEEVLLSAEYILSGGNYDLILCERGIRTYETYTRNTMDISAIPVLKKLTHLPVFGDPSHGVGIRDLVPPMALASVAAGADGLLMEMHPNPDKAMSDGAQSLYPEQLEKLVAQLRQLAPIVGRKIA; the protein is encoded by the coding sequence ATGATCGTAGCGATGCAGGACCATGCAACCGAAGAACACATACAGCGCGTGATCGAGCGGATGGTTGAGCTCGGATTCAATGTTCACCGCACGACAGGCGCGGTACAGACAATTCTGGCCGGCGTAGGAACGCCGGAGCACTTTGAGGTCGCAGAGTTCAAGGTGCTGCCCGGTGTGCACGATGCATACCGTATCTCGTCGCCCTACAAGCTGGCAGGCCGCAGCTTCCGTCCCGAGGGCACGCAGGTCAAGTTCCCCAACGGCGTGGTCATCGGCGGCAACGAAGTCGTCATAATGGCGGGCCCCTGTTCGGTCGAGTCGCGGGAGCAGATTCTGCTTAGCGCGAAGCAGGTAGCGGCAGCGGGCGCAAAGTTTCTGCGCGGTGGAGCATACAAGCCCCGCAGCTCGCCGTATAGCTTCCAGGGTATGGGCGTCGAAGGCCTGAAGCTGCTCCGCGAGGTCGCCGATGAGACTGGTCTTCTGGTCATCACCGAGGTTATGGAGATCTCGCAGATCGAAGTCATGCTGCCCTACGTCGATTGCTTCCAGATCGGCGCGCGCAACATGCAGAACTTCAACCTGCTCCGCGAGCTTGGCCACATCCGCAAGCCCTGCCTGCTGAAGCGCGGCATCGCAGCAACCATTGAAGAGGTCCTGCTCAGCGCGGAGTACATCCTCTCCGGCGGCAACTACGATCTCATCTTGTGCGAGCGCGGCATTCGCACCTACGAGACCTACACCCGCAACACGATGGACATCTCGGCAATCCCGGTACTCAAGAAGCTGACCCACCTGCCGGTCTTCGGCGATCCCTCGCACGGCGTCGGCATCCGCGACCTGGTGCCGCCGATGGCGTTGGCCAGTGTTGCTGCCGGAGCCGACGGTCTGCTGATGGAGATGCATCCGAATCCGGACAAGGCAATGAGCGACGGTGCACAAAGCCTCTATCCTGAGCAGTTGGAGAAGCTCGTGGCACAGTTGCGCCAGCTCGCGCCGATTGTCGGGCGGAAGATCGCCTAG
- a CDS encoding CHAD domain-containing protein yields MAVRAAHPVRTLRDLVATLEAAITLVRTNAKSKPVHDLRTTTRRIEAQLELLALLPDLPEHRKPAKKARKLLRKLRRAAGRVRDLDVQRGLIRSKSDEAHKLRSLFKQQRGQAVERLLDIVHKHQSKLDRHLKALLEMLTSAQSLAIPAEHLIQLTLDWYAHQTSAPIHRNHRQLHDIRKAAKLARYIIESAGSASTRHLALTFESLQKSGGDWHDWHTLSRIARRELSSSSSLTQSFTHRREKSLAEYQSQLKALPRNLAPSNPRNIA; encoded by the coding sequence ATGGCAGTTCGCGCCGCCCATCCCGTGCGCACCTTGCGCGATCTGGTCGCAACTCTTGAAGCCGCGATCACTCTGGTCCGCACCAATGCCAAATCCAAACCCGTCCATGACCTTCGCACCACGACCCGCCGCATCGAAGCCCAGCTCGAACTTCTAGCGCTTCTGCCCGATCTTCCCGAGCACCGCAAGCCAGCAAAGAAGGCTCGCAAACTTCTTCGTAAACTTCGCCGTGCCGCCGGGCGTGTCCGCGACCTCGATGTCCAGCGCGGTCTCATCCGATCCAAATCAGACGAAGCCCACAAGCTCCGCAGCCTTTTCAAGCAGCAGCGCGGCCAAGCGGTGGAAAGGCTTCTCGATATAGTTCACAAGCATCAGTCCAAACTCGACCGCCATCTCAAAGCGCTGCTCGAAATGCTGACCTCCGCCCAATCCCTTGCCATCCCTGCCGAGCACTTGATCCAACTCACCCTGGACTGGTACGCTCACCAAACTTCGGCTCCGATACACCGGAACCATCGCCAACTCCATGACATTCGCAAAGCCGCTAAACTCGCCCGCTACATCATCGAGTCAGCCGGTTCTGCCTCTACCCGCCACCTCGCCCTCACCTTCGAGTCACTTCAGAAATCCGGCGGCGATTGGCACGACTGGCACACCCTCTCGCGCATCGCGCGCCGCGAGCTGAGTTCCTCATCGTCGCTTACGCAATCCTTCACCCACCGCCGCGAAAAATCGTTGGCAGAGTATCAGAGTCAACTCAAAGCTCTACCCAGAAATCTCGCTCCCTCTAATCCCCGGAATATTGCTTGA